In the Anguilla anguilla isolate fAngAng1 chromosome 7, fAngAng1.pri, whole genome shotgun sequence genome, one interval contains:
- the lrmp gene encoding inositol 1,4,5-triphosphate receptor associated 2 isoform X3, translated as MDVGVMQRRHNPVDSICRKLQTIQRRAQEADSPFQIPRFQSSSYDSPQSGLRGNLEAILKRRAVRRDSESEGSPGMVTPTGSPGSRCLPHTPLPTNTTYTIAGTLGEKREAGQRLEKAWSRSCSTPAALPRHRYFNFSHCTTYSKAEGGAANVDQHRSPAQGMHTYYNLNFCTSDASAILDSGSDPGFPALVVKRLSMGDGALDRLEHKKETMAEVSLICEEDLLDTIFHACDTQRRGRVCVSHIVDYLRHTTSRGSEDSGLEELCNMLDPDRKDVSIDLVTYHAIMKEWIQDCRNQGDDTPEDLLQESLRLRDSLSGRRTAVLNMTSGSLEAFGGEASRGDLETSDLVYCVADLQFNNQKLQDEVRKLKQAMETMEEVNQKLTEENESLKTQAKIGQHLVQKEKQLKEEVEEMKVTLSAVEERRTQATTQVKHMERENHGLIMKISSLQEENIKISQDIDDLQKKMIELCDLNADLQVQVHSFDGILHDRESCVREKCRQIEELKAVIEEYSSVTEVLRAEKTKLESQMQMIQPDVAAAGLSLSVAYRLNQTCTGSLQAELALAQGAERISSLSFASPLDETLDREVLLLLQGPTPEQMSIQFKNILSKLDEDFKEDCSSVLSKLKQLMEAHSGLDPSTEQKLLALQTELEQKRKDWGHSLQQVDQYTNSLEKELIKLASNMRRSRTEILHLSVRVQEQENQRQQLQEELVHLRAPLPEGKEASAQTEDFQQQVIEESDGLSLGWEQDCIPQISWKEEEPSIRREEEERSSFRSQHEEQPIFRTEEKHQLNSGREEEEQHSSREETRVSDFEEKEFRDTTGGEDDRSILDCEGQELNESRGEGEGAYLKDSSFPHSWGSPQGQSVKSEELEGTDTIETYLRGHSDPTQDDRLPGCSGPQDSKHHATLHVLDLPQTNLVEALNLNPLQLHHTSSEQDLVLSPGHTSSDQDLSISSGDPEPKGDLTMLPEHTEPQQGEMVPPVGQTCLVSACTQGEWGRGGSLEDAAASNMTEAKDWSLGQLSASAVTLESVNLRSVTEEAGQVSQEKAQMAAGRQAGGEHSPQSLRGSPQLEDGQTETPADVSKESKENSALNSSLTDDGLSPLLGSQNARAPKRDCLTLRNKFKRELELSGSMEAIEEQKTQEEFSQGIEKEDDTPLNSEGTASDSTKEEKNSMSPSDKEVEAEFHRLSLGFKCDMFTLEKRLRLEERSRDLAEDNLKKEVDNCQGLLQMLLPLCEEDNKSMEIISRLQKNLEILIQSMSRVSSRSEMLGAIHQENRVSRAVEVMIQHVENLRRMYTKEHTELMELRESLVQSERSFSSNTDRDDFRNKKASGSQYYKPSSRRVSIAVIPRNSGGAVHFDMPKSQEMAETEMDKATRRSSWNTTGKSSQQPSLTQFLNTCAWTETNYSPLMKGLEQKDSKSEEEKKEATTDRRSSLTELGSRITSLLTSKIHSPDQMASQPEDVGPSLPRRTRAWWVPVVIVVLLAAFLAMLASLALQPSVDAAPVGTGDSWMTIQQLLWPYTGLRHNGQPPV; from the exons ATGGACGTGGGAGTGATGCAGAGACGGCACAACCCGGTGGACAGCATCTGTCGCAAGCTGCAGACCATTCAGCGCCGGGCCCAAGAAGCTGACTCTCCATTCCAGATCCCTCGCTTCCAGTCCAGCAGCTACGACAGCCCCCAGTCGGGCCTGCGCGGGAACCTGGAGGCCATCCTGAAGAGACGGGCTGTACGCAGAGACAGCGAGTCTGAGGGGAGCCCGGGCATGGTGACTCCGACCGGCTCCCCTGGGTCCCGCTGCCTTCCCCACACTCCCCTGCCCACCAATACGACGTACACCATCGCCGGCACCCTTGGGGAGAAGCGAGAGGCGGGGCAGAGACTCGAGAAGGCATGGTCACGCAGTTGCTCCACTCCCGCTGCCCTGCCCAGGCACAGATACTTCAATTTTTCCCACTGCACCACCTATTCCAAGGCAGAGGGTGGTGCTGCCAATGTGGACCAGCACCGGAGCCCCGCCCagggcatgcacacatactaCAACCTCAACTTCTGTACCTCGGATGCATCTGCCATTCTAGACTCGGGTTCTGACCCAGGCTTCCCTGCCTTAGTGGTCAAGAGACTGTCCATGGGAGATG gtgcccttgaccgcTTGGAGCACAAGAAAGAGACCATGGCTGAGGTCAGTCTCATCTGTGAAGAGGATCTCCTGGACACTATCTTCCACGCATGCGATACCCAGCGCAGAG GCAGAGTTTGCGTGTCTCACATTGTGGACTACTTGCGTCACACGACCAGCCGGGGATCCGAGGACAGCGGCCTGGAGGAGCTGTGCAACATGCTGGACCCCGACCGCAAGGACGTCTCTATCGACCTGGTCACCTATCACGCCATTATGAAGGAGTGGATCCAGGACTGTCGCAACCAGGG GGATGACACACCTGAGGACTTGCTGCAGGAGTCTTTGAGACTTAGAGACAGCCTCTCTG GGAGGCGAACTGCAGTGCTGAATATGACGTCCGGCAGCCTTGAGGCGTTTGGAGGGGAAGCCTCACGAGGCGATCT CGAAACGTCTGACCTGGTGTACTGCGTGGCCGACCTGCAGTTTAATAACCAGAAGTTGCAGGATGAGGTCAGGAAGCTGAAGCAGGCAATGGAGACCATGGAGGAAGTCAACCAGAAGCTGACCGAGGAGAATGAATCACTCAAGACTCAGGCCAAAAT AGGTCAGCATTTGGTACAGAAAGAGAAGCAGCTGAAAGAAGAAGTGGAGGAGATGAAGGTGACACTGAGTGCTGTGGAGGAGAGGCGCACACAGGCCACAACACAGGTCAAGCACATG GAGCGAGAGAATCATGGTCTTATTATGAAGATTTCTTCTCTTCAAGAAGAG AACATCAAGATCAGCCAGGACATTGATGACCTTCAGAAGAAGATGATTGAACTATGTGACCTAAATGCTGATCTCCAA GTGCAGGTCCACTCTTTTGATGGCATTCTGCATGACAGGGAATCTTGTGTGCGAGAG AAGTGCAGGCAGATAGAGGAGCTAAAGGCTGTGATTGAAGAGTACTCATCTGTGACTGAG GTGCTGAGAGCTGAAAAGACTAAGCTGGAGAGCCAGATGCAGATGATTCAGCCAGATGTGGCAGC tgctggcctctctctctcagtggcaTACAGACTCAACCAGACCTGTACAGGGTCTCTACAGGCAGAACTGGCTCTTGCTCAg GGTGCTGAGCGGATATCCTCTCTCAGTTTTGCCTCGCCGTTGGATGAGACTTTGGACAGGGAGGTGCTGTTGCTCCTTCAGGGTCCCACTCCTGAGCAAATGTCCATCCAGTTCAAGAATATCCTCAGCAAACTG GATGAGGACTTTAAAGAGGACTGCTCCTCTGTGCTGTCCAAGCTAAAGCAGCTCATGGAGGCACACTCAGGGCTGGACCCAAGCACAGAGCAGAAACTTCTG GCCCTGCAGACAGAGCTTGAGCAGAAGAGGAAAGACTGGGGCCACAGCCTGCAACAAGTGGACCAGTACACAAACTCACTGGAGAAGGAGCTCATCAAGCTGGCCAGCAACATGCGAAGATCTCGCACAGAGATCTTGCACCTGTCAGTCAG GGTCCAGGAGCAGGAGAACCAGCGGCAGCaactgcaggaggagctggtgcaTCTGAGAGCTCCACTGCCTGAGGGCAAAGAGGCCAGCGCCCAGACAGAGGACTTCCAGCAGCAG GTCATAGAAGAGTCTGATGGGCTCTCTCTGGGCTGGGAGCAGGATTGCATCCCGCAGATCTCTTGGAAGGAGGAAGAGCCTAGCAtcaggagagaggaagaggagcggtCAAGCTTCAGGAGTCAGCATGAGGAGCAGCCAATCTTCAGGACGGAGGAAAAGCATCAGCTAAATTCcggaagggaggaagaggaacaaCACAGCTCAAGAGAAGAAACGAGAGTCTCAGACTTCGAGGAAAAGGAGTTCAGAGATACCACAGGTGGGGAAGATGACCGTAGCATCTTGGATTGTGAAGGGCAGGAGTTAAATGAGTCTaggggcgagggagagggagcgtaCTTGAAGGACTCGAGCTTTCCTCATTCCTGGGGATCACCCCAAGGTCAAAGTGTCAAGAGTGAAGAGCTGG AGGGTACAGACACAATAGAAACATATTTAAGAGGACATAGTGACCCTACCCAG GATGATAGGCTCCCAGGATGCTCTGGGCCTCAGGATTCTAAGCATCATGCTACTCTTCACGTGCTTGACCTTCCTCAGACTAATCTTGTTG AAGCTCTGAACCTGAACCCCCTGCAGCTACATCACACTTCCTCTGAACAAGACCTGGTCTTATCTCCTGGACACACTTCCTCTGACCAGGACCTGTCCATTTCTTCAGGAGACCCTGAACCGAAAGGGGATCTCACTATGTTGCCTGAGCACACCGAGCCCCAGCAGGGCGAGATGGTTCCCCCTGTAGGACA GACCTGCCTGGTATCGGCCTGCACGCAGGGggagtggggaagaggaggaagtcTGGAGGACGCGGCGGCGTCCAACATGACAGAAGCTAAG GACTGGTCCCTGGGTCAGTTGTCTGCCAGTGCGGTCACACTAGAGAG tgtcaaTCTCCGGTCAGTGACAGAGGAAGCAGGACAGGTTTCACAGGAGAAGGCTCAAATGGCAG caggcaggcaggcaggaggAGAGCACAGCCCCCAGTCTCTTAGAGGCTCTCCTCAGCTAGAAGATGGACAGACTGAAACGCCTGCTGATGTGTCCAAGGAGTCGAAGGAGAATTCGGCTCTAAACTCCAGCCTTACAG ATGATGGTTTATCCCCGCTGCTTGGAAGCCAGAATGCCCGTGCTCCTAAGAGAGACTGCCTGACTCTGAGGAATAAATTTAAGAGAGAACTG GAGCTTTCTGGCAGCATGGAGGCAATAGAAGAGCAGAAGACGCAGGAGGAGTTTAGTCAAGGGATTGAGAAAGAAG ATGACACTCCACTCAATTCTGAAGGTACAGCAAGTGACTCAACCaaggaggagaaaaacag CATGTCTCCTAGTGATAAAGAGGTTGAG GCTGAGTTCCACCGTCTCTCTCTTGGCTTCAAATGTGACATGTTCACCCTGGAGAAGAGGCTGCGTCTAGAGGAACGGTCTCGCGACCTGGCCGAGGACAACTTGAAGAAGGAGGTGGACAACTGCCAGGGGTTGCTACAG ATGCTGCTGCCCCTGTGTGAAGAAGACAATAAGTCCATGGAAATCATCAGCCGCCTGCAGAAGAACCTGGAAATCCTCATTCAGTCCATGTCTCGAGTGTCTAGCCGCTCTGAGATGCTAGGAGCCATACATCAG GAGAACCGGGTGAGCAGAGCGGTGGAGGTGATGATCCAGCATGTGGAGAACCTTAGAAGGATGTACACTAAGGAGCATACAGAACTCATGGAACTGAGGGAGTCGCTAGTGCAGAGTGAGCGGTCCTTTAGCTCCAACACTGACAGAG ATGATTTCCGGAACAAGAAAGCATCTGGATCTCAATACTATAAG CCCTCTTCCCGACGAGTCAGCATTGCAGTTATCCCCCGGAACAGCGGAGGCGCTGTGCACTTTGACATG CCCAAGTCACAAGAGATGGCCGAGACAGAAATGGACAAAGCAACCAGGAGGAGCTCCTG GAATACGACAGGGAAGAGCAGCCAGCAGCCCTCTTTAACGCAATTTCTTAACACCTGTGCATGGACGGAAACCAATTATTCCCCTCTAATGAAAGG GCTCGAGCAGAAGGACTCCAAATcggaggaagagaagaaagaggCAACCACGGACAGGAGGTCCAGTCTAACGGAGCTGGGAAGTAGAATCACATCCCTCCTGACCTCAAAGAT ccACTCCCCAGACCAGATGGCCTCCCAGCCCGAGGATGTGGGCCCCTCGCTGCCCAGGAGGACCCGGGCTTGGTGGGTGCCAGTGGTGATCGTGGTGCTGCTGGCCGCCTTCCTTGCCATGCTCGCCAGCCTGGCGTTGCAGCCGTCAGTGGATGCAGCTCCAGTGGGAACCGGGGACTCCTGGATGACCATCCAGCAGCTACTGTGGCCCTACACTGGCCTGAGGCACAATGGACAGCCGCCTGTGTGA
- the lrmp gene encoding inositol 1,4,5-triphosphate receptor associated 2 isoform X4 — protein MDVGVMQRRHNPVDSICRKLQTIQRRAQEADSPFQIPRFQSSSYDSPQSGLRGNLEAILKRRAVRRDSESEGSPGMVTPTGSPGSRCLPHTPLPTNTTYTIAGTLGEKREAGQRLEKAWSRSCSTPAALPRHRYFNFSHCTTYSKAEGGAANVDQHRSPAQGMHTYYNLNFCTSDASAILDSGSDPGFPALVVKRLSMGDGALDRLEHKKETMAEVSLICEEDLLDTIFHACDTQRRGRVCVSHIVDYLRHTTSRGSEDSGLEELCNMLDPDRKDVSIDLVTYHAIMKEWIQDCRNQGDDTPEDLLQESLRLRDSLSGRRTAVLNMTSGSLEAFGGEASRGDLETSDLVYCVADLQFNNQKLQDEVRKLKQAMETMEEVNQKLTEENESLKTQAKIGQHLVQKEKQLKEEVEEMKVTLSAVEERRTQATTQVKHMERENHGLIMKISSLQEENIKISQDIDDLQKKMIELCDLNADLQVQVHSFDGILHDRESCVREKCRQIEELKAVIEEYSSVTEVLRAEKTKLESQMQMIQPDVAAAGLSLSVAYRLNQTCTGSLQAELALAQGAERISSLSFASPLDETLDREVLLLLQGPTPEQMSIQFKNILSKLDEDFKEDCSSVLSKLKQLMEAHSGLDPSTEQKLLALQTELEQKRKDWGHSLQQVDQYTNSLEKELIKLASNMRRSRTEILHLSVRVQEQENQRQQLQEELVHLRAPLPEGKEASAQTEDFQQQVIEESDGLSLGWEQDCIPQISWKEEEPSIRREEEERSSFRSQHEEQPIFRTEEKHQLNSGREEEEQHSSREETRVSDFEEKEFRDTTGGEDDRSILDCEGQELNESRGEGEGAYLKDSSFPHSWGSPQGQSVKSEELEGTDTIETYLRGHSDPTQDDRLPGCSGPQDSKHHATLHVLDLPQTNLVEALNLNPLQLHHTSSEQDLVLSPGHTSSDQDLSISSGDPEPKGDLTMLPEHTEPQQGEMVPPVGQTCLVSACTQGEWGRGGSLEDAAASNMTEAKDWSLGQLSASAVTLESVNLRSVTEEAGQVSQEKAQMAAGRQAGGEHSPQSLRGSPQLEDGQTETPADVSKESKENSALNSSLTDDGLSPLLGSQNARAPKRDCLTLRNKFKRELELSGSMEAIEEQKTQEEFSQGIEKEDDTPLNSEGTASDSTKEEKNSMSPSDKEVEAEFHRLSLGFKCDMFTLEKRLRLEERSRDLAEDNLKKEVDNCQGLLQMLLPLCEEDNKSMEIISRLQKNLEILIQSMSRVSSRSEMLGAIHQENRVSRAVEVMIQHVENLRRMYTKEHTELMELRESLVQSERSFSSNTDRDDFRNKKASGSQYYKPSSRRVSIAVIPRNSGGAVHFDMPKSQEMAETEMDKATRRSSWPFNWVTHDIRAVHHRCRNTTGKSSQQPSLTQFLNTCAWTETNYSPLMKGHSPDQMASQPEDVGPSLPRRTRAWWVPVVIVVLLAAFLAMLASLALQPSVDAAPVGTGDSWMTIQQLLWPYTGLRHNGQPPV, from the exons ATGGACGTGGGAGTGATGCAGAGACGGCACAACCCGGTGGACAGCATCTGTCGCAAGCTGCAGACCATTCAGCGCCGGGCCCAAGAAGCTGACTCTCCATTCCAGATCCCTCGCTTCCAGTCCAGCAGCTACGACAGCCCCCAGTCGGGCCTGCGCGGGAACCTGGAGGCCATCCTGAAGAGACGGGCTGTACGCAGAGACAGCGAGTCTGAGGGGAGCCCGGGCATGGTGACTCCGACCGGCTCCCCTGGGTCCCGCTGCCTTCCCCACACTCCCCTGCCCACCAATACGACGTACACCATCGCCGGCACCCTTGGGGAGAAGCGAGAGGCGGGGCAGAGACTCGAGAAGGCATGGTCACGCAGTTGCTCCACTCCCGCTGCCCTGCCCAGGCACAGATACTTCAATTTTTCCCACTGCACCACCTATTCCAAGGCAGAGGGTGGTGCTGCCAATGTGGACCAGCACCGGAGCCCCGCCCagggcatgcacacatactaCAACCTCAACTTCTGTACCTCGGATGCATCTGCCATTCTAGACTCGGGTTCTGACCCAGGCTTCCCTGCCTTAGTGGTCAAGAGACTGTCCATGGGAGATG gtgcccttgaccgcTTGGAGCACAAGAAAGAGACCATGGCTGAGGTCAGTCTCATCTGTGAAGAGGATCTCCTGGACACTATCTTCCACGCATGCGATACCCAGCGCAGAG GCAGAGTTTGCGTGTCTCACATTGTGGACTACTTGCGTCACACGACCAGCCGGGGATCCGAGGACAGCGGCCTGGAGGAGCTGTGCAACATGCTGGACCCCGACCGCAAGGACGTCTCTATCGACCTGGTCACCTATCACGCCATTATGAAGGAGTGGATCCAGGACTGTCGCAACCAGGG GGATGACACACCTGAGGACTTGCTGCAGGAGTCTTTGAGACTTAGAGACAGCCTCTCTG GGAGGCGAACTGCAGTGCTGAATATGACGTCCGGCAGCCTTGAGGCGTTTGGAGGGGAAGCCTCACGAGGCGATCT CGAAACGTCTGACCTGGTGTACTGCGTGGCCGACCTGCAGTTTAATAACCAGAAGTTGCAGGATGAGGTCAGGAAGCTGAAGCAGGCAATGGAGACCATGGAGGAAGTCAACCAGAAGCTGACCGAGGAGAATGAATCACTCAAGACTCAGGCCAAAAT AGGTCAGCATTTGGTACAGAAAGAGAAGCAGCTGAAAGAAGAAGTGGAGGAGATGAAGGTGACACTGAGTGCTGTGGAGGAGAGGCGCACACAGGCCACAACACAGGTCAAGCACATG GAGCGAGAGAATCATGGTCTTATTATGAAGATTTCTTCTCTTCAAGAAGAG AACATCAAGATCAGCCAGGACATTGATGACCTTCAGAAGAAGATGATTGAACTATGTGACCTAAATGCTGATCTCCAA GTGCAGGTCCACTCTTTTGATGGCATTCTGCATGACAGGGAATCTTGTGTGCGAGAG AAGTGCAGGCAGATAGAGGAGCTAAAGGCTGTGATTGAAGAGTACTCATCTGTGACTGAG GTGCTGAGAGCTGAAAAGACTAAGCTGGAGAGCCAGATGCAGATGATTCAGCCAGATGTGGCAGC tgctggcctctctctctcagtggcaTACAGACTCAACCAGACCTGTACAGGGTCTCTACAGGCAGAACTGGCTCTTGCTCAg GGTGCTGAGCGGATATCCTCTCTCAGTTTTGCCTCGCCGTTGGATGAGACTTTGGACAGGGAGGTGCTGTTGCTCCTTCAGGGTCCCACTCCTGAGCAAATGTCCATCCAGTTCAAGAATATCCTCAGCAAACTG GATGAGGACTTTAAAGAGGACTGCTCCTCTGTGCTGTCCAAGCTAAAGCAGCTCATGGAGGCACACTCAGGGCTGGACCCAAGCACAGAGCAGAAACTTCTG GCCCTGCAGACAGAGCTTGAGCAGAAGAGGAAAGACTGGGGCCACAGCCTGCAACAAGTGGACCAGTACACAAACTCACTGGAGAAGGAGCTCATCAAGCTGGCCAGCAACATGCGAAGATCTCGCACAGAGATCTTGCACCTGTCAGTCAG GGTCCAGGAGCAGGAGAACCAGCGGCAGCaactgcaggaggagctggtgcaTCTGAGAGCTCCACTGCCTGAGGGCAAAGAGGCCAGCGCCCAGACAGAGGACTTCCAGCAGCAG GTCATAGAAGAGTCTGATGGGCTCTCTCTGGGCTGGGAGCAGGATTGCATCCCGCAGATCTCTTGGAAGGAGGAAGAGCCTAGCAtcaggagagaggaagaggagcggtCAAGCTTCAGGAGTCAGCATGAGGAGCAGCCAATCTTCAGGACGGAGGAAAAGCATCAGCTAAATTCcggaagggaggaagaggaacaaCACAGCTCAAGAGAAGAAACGAGAGTCTCAGACTTCGAGGAAAAGGAGTTCAGAGATACCACAGGTGGGGAAGATGACCGTAGCATCTTGGATTGTGAAGGGCAGGAGTTAAATGAGTCTaggggcgagggagagggagcgtaCTTGAAGGACTCGAGCTTTCCTCATTCCTGGGGATCACCCCAAGGTCAAAGTGTCAAGAGTGAAGAGCTGG AGGGTACAGACACAATAGAAACATATTTAAGAGGACATAGTGACCCTACCCAG GATGATAGGCTCCCAGGATGCTCTGGGCCTCAGGATTCTAAGCATCATGCTACTCTTCACGTGCTTGACCTTCCTCAGACTAATCTTGTTG AAGCTCTGAACCTGAACCCCCTGCAGCTACATCACACTTCCTCTGAACAAGACCTGGTCTTATCTCCTGGACACACTTCCTCTGACCAGGACCTGTCCATTTCTTCAGGAGACCCTGAACCGAAAGGGGATCTCACTATGTTGCCTGAGCACACCGAGCCCCAGCAGGGCGAGATGGTTCCCCCTGTAGGACA GACCTGCCTGGTATCGGCCTGCACGCAGGGggagtggggaagaggaggaagtcTGGAGGACGCGGCGGCGTCCAACATGACAGAAGCTAAG GACTGGTCCCTGGGTCAGTTGTCTGCCAGTGCGGTCACACTAGAGAG tgtcaaTCTCCGGTCAGTGACAGAGGAAGCAGGACAGGTTTCACAGGAGAAGGCTCAAATGGCAG caggcaggcaggcaggaggAGAGCACAGCCCCCAGTCTCTTAGAGGCTCTCCTCAGCTAGAAGATGGACAGACTGAAACGCCTGCTGATGTGTCCAAGGAGTCGAAGGAGAATTCGGCTCTAAACTCCAGCCTTACAG ATGATGGTTTATCCCCGCTGCTTGGAAGCCAGAATGCCCGTGCTCCTAAGAGAGACTGCCTGACTCTGAGGAATAAATTTAAGAGAGAACTG GAGCTTTCTGGCAGCATGGAGGCAATAGAAGAGCAGAAGACGCAGGAGGAGTTTAGTCAAGGGATTGAGAAAGAAG ATGACACTCCACTCAATTCTGAAGGTACAGCAAGTGACTCAACCaaggaggagaaaaacag CATGTCTCCTAGTGATAAAGAGGTTGAG GCTGAGTTCCACCGTCTCTCTCTTGGCTTCAAATGTGACATGTTCACCCTGGAGAAGAGGCTGCGTCTAGAGGAACGGTCTCGCGACCTGGCCGAGGACAACTTGAAGAAGGAGGTGGACAACTGCCAGGGGTTGCTACAG ATGCTGCTGCCCCTGTGTGAAGAAGACAATAAGTCCATGGAAATCATCAGCCGCCTGCAGAAGAACCTGGAAATCCTCATTCAGTCCATGTCTCGAGTGTCTAGCCGCTCTGAGATGCTAGGAGCCATACATCAG GAGAACCGGGTGAGCAGAGCGGTGGAGGTGATGATCCAGCATGTGGAGAACCTTAGAAGGATGTACACTAAGGAGCATACAGAACTCATGGAACTGAGGGAGTCGCTAGTGCAGAGTGAGCGGTCCTTTAGCTCCAACACTGACAGAG ATGATTTCCGGAACAAGAAAGCATCTGGATCTCAATACTATAAG CCCTCTTCCCGACGAGTCAGCATTGCAGTTATCCCCCGGAACAGCGGAGGCGCTGTGCACTTTGACATG CCCAAGTCACAAGAGATGGCCGAGACAGAAATGGACAAAGCAACCAGGAGGAGCTCCTG GCCATTTAATTGGGTGACTCATGACATCAGGGCTGTCCACCATCGTTGCAGGAATACGACAGGGAAGAGCAGCCAGCAGCCCTCTTTAACGCAATTTCTTAACACCTGTGCATGGACGGAAACCAATTATTCCCCTCTAATGAAAGG ccACTCCCCAGACCAGATGGCCTCCCAGCCCGAGGATGTGGGCCCCTCGCTGCCCAGGAGGACCCGGGCTTGGTGGGTGCCAGTGGTGATCGTGGTGCTGCTGGCCGCCTTCCTTGCCATGCTCGCCAGCCTGGCGTTGCAGCCGTCAGTGGATGCAGCTCCAGTGGGAACCGGGGACTCCTGGATGACCATCCAGCAGCTACTGTGGCCCTACACTGGCCTGAGGCACAATGGACAGCCGCCTGTGTGA